One genomic window of Tatumella citrea includes the following:
- a CDS encoding anion permease gives MNVKLTTPPPVTGTPPPAGKKNRLLLLLLPIVVALLILCVPVPEGLPPYAWHFFAIFVGVIVGLIFEPLPGAVIGLTGVVVIALFSQWLLFSPQQLAAPGFKLAGQSFKWAVSGFGNSTVWLIFGAFMFAAGYDKTQFGRRLALILVKYLGRRSLTLGYAITFADLLLAPFTPSNTARSGGTIYPIIANLPPLYGSKPNDPSARRIGSYLMWVAITAACITSSMFLSALAPNLLALALVKSITGITISWGSWFIAFLPLGVILILAMPLLAYLFYPPEVKLNDEVPRWATRELEKLGKLSRNEILLLVFVCCALAMWIFAANWIEPAMAALLVITLMLWTGVLSWSDITGNKPAWNTFVWFATLVALADGLSSTGFIGWLGKEGGALMGGISPGVACIVLVVAFYLLHYLFASTTAHTTALLPAMLTIAATIPGMDMQVFCLLMVTSLGVMGIITPYGTGPSPIYYGSGYLPTADYWRLGTIFGAIFLVALLVIGYPWMVMVFG, from the coding sequence ATGAACGTAAAATTAACTACTCCGCCGCCGGTGACGGGAACTCCCCCTCCCGCAGGCAAAAAAAATCGTCTGTTATTGCTGCTTCTGCCGATCGTTGTAGCACTGTTGATATTATGTGTTCCGGTACCCGAAGGATTACCGCCTTATGCCTGGCATTTCTTCGCTATTTTCGTCGGAGTAATAGTCGGCCTGATCTTTGAACCACTGCCTGGTGCGGTGATCGGCCTGACCGGGGTGGTGGTCATTGCTCTGTTTAGCCAGTGGTTGCTGTTCAGCCCACAACAACTGGCTGCGCCTGGCTTTAAACTGGCTGGTCAGTCATTTAAATGGGCAGTCAGTGGTTTCGGCAATTCAACTGTCTGGCTGATTTTCGGGGCGTTTATGTTTGCCGCCGGCTATGACAAAACTCAGTTTGGCCGTCGGCTGGCGCTGATTCTGGTGAAATATCTGGGACGCCGCAGTCTGACTCTGGGCTATGCAATTACCTTTGCGGATTTGTTACTGGCGCCATTTACCCCGTCCAATACCGCCCGTAGCGGTGGTACTATCTATCCGATTATTGCCAACCTGCCACCACTGTATGGCTCAAAACCAAATGACCCGAGCGCACGGCGCATTGGCTCGTATCTGATGTGGGTGGCGATTACTGCCGCCTGTATCACCAGTTCGATGTTTTTATCGGCACTGGCCCCTAACCTGCTGGCCCTCGCGCTGGTAAAAAGCATCACCGGCATTACCATCTCCTGGGGCAGCTGGTTTATTGCCTTCCTGCCACTTGGGGTGATTCTGATTCTGGCAATGCCACTGCTGGCTTATCTGTTTTATCCGCCGGAAGTAAAACTGAACGACGAAGTTCCACGCTGGGCCACCCGCGAGCTGGAAAAACTCGGTAAATTGTCACGCAACGAAATCCTGCTGCTGGTGTTTGTCTGTTGTGCTCTGGCGATGTGGATTTTTGCGGCTAACTGGATTGAACCAGCAATGGCAGCACTGCTGGTCATCACCCTGATGCTGTGGACCGGTGTACTGAGCTGGAGTGATATCACCGGCAATAAACCTGCCTGGAACACCTTTGTCTGGTTTGCCACCCTGGTAGCCCTGGCCGACGGCCTCTCATCTACCGGTTTTATCGGCTGGCTGGGTAAAGAAGGCGGAGCCCTGATGGGTGGGATCTCTCCTGGCGTTGCCTGTATTGTGTTAGTGGTGGCTTTCTATCTGCTGCACTATCTGTTTGCCAGCACTACGGCTCATACCACCGCTCTGCTGCCAGCTATGCTGACTATCGCGGCTACCATTCCTGGCATGGATATGCAGGTATTCTGTCTGTTGATGGTCACATCTTTGGGCGTAATGGGCATTATCACCCCTTACGGGACTGGACCAAGCCCGATATACTATGGCAGCGGCTATCTGCCCACCGCCGATTACTGGCGCCTGGGAACCA
- the ddpC gene encoding D,D-dipeptide ABC transporter permease gives MTISGQPAVIKSPPRWNGVWRRRLWLISRSPLTVAGGIIIVLMLLLMIFGPWIVPQDPDAINLAARLQPPGSAHWFGTDEVGRDLFSRVIAGAQQSVAAGLAVVLIAGISGSLLGCLSGVLGGRGDALIMRLMDIMLSIPSLVLTMALAAALGPSLFNAMLAIAIVRIPFYVRLARGQTLIVRQHTFVEASKTFGASRWHLISWHILRNALPPLVVQASLDIGSAILMAATLGFIGLGAQQPTAEWGAMVAVGRNYVLDQWWYCTFPGAAILITAIGFNLFGDGVQDLLDPKSGGRN, from the coding sequence ATGACAATTTCCGGTCAACCTGCCGTAATCAAAAGCCCGCCCAGGTGGAACGGCGTCTGGAGGCGACGTTTGTGGCTTATCAGCAGAAGCCCGCTGACCGTGGCCGGAGGGATCATTATTGTCCTCATGCTGTTGCTGATGATCTTCGGGCCGTGGATTGTCCCTCAGGATCCCGACGCAATTAATCTGGCAGCCCGTTTACAACCGCCAGGCAGTGCCCACTGGTTTGGTACCGATGAAGTGGGGCGTGATCTGTTTAGCCGGGTGATTGCCGGGGCGCAACAGTCGGTCGCTGCCGGGTTAGCCGTAGTGCTGATCGCAGGGATCAGTGGATCGCTGCTTGGCTGTTTGTCCGGCGTATTGGGTGGCCGTGGCGATGCGCTGATTATGCGGCTGATGGATATTATGTTATCCATTCCGTCGCTGGTACTGACAATGGCACTGGCTGCCGCGCTGGGCCCGAGTCTGTTTAACGCCATGCTGGCAATCGCTATCGTCCGGATTCCCTTTTATGTCCGACTGGCGCGGGGTCAGACACTGATTGTCAGGCAGCATACCTTCGTCGAAGCGTCAAAAACCTTCGGCGCCTCGCGCTGGCACCTGATCAGCTGGCATATCCTGCGTAATGCCCTGCCTCCGTTGGTGGTACAGGCCTCGCTGGATATCGGCAGTGCCATTCTGATGGCCGCAACATTAGGATTTATTGGCCTGGGAGCGCAACAGCCCACGGCGGAATGGGGAGCAATGGTCGCCGTTGGCCGCAATTATGTGCTTGATCAGTGGTGGTATTGCACTTTCCCGGGGGCGGCTATTCTGATTACAGCCATTGGCTTCAATCTGTTTGGCGACGGAGTTCAGGATCTGCTTGATCCCAAATCCGGAGGGCGAAATTAA
- a CDS encoding oligopeptide/dipeptide ABC transporter ATP-binding protein, with translation MSDTLLALKNVHVNFPAKTNWRGKATGFVHALNGLDMQIRRGETLGIVGESGCGKSTLAKLLMGMLKPTSGAVELTRTPNSWLGRGMQMVFQDPLSSLDPRLPTWRSITEPVWIQSHSSEKERRALAAELAEKVGIRPEYLDRPPHAFSGGQRQRIAIARALSGQPDIMVLDEPTSALDISVQAQILNLLVQLQQQRNLTYVLISHNVSVVRHMSDRVAVMYLGQIVEIGETAQVLDSPQHPYTQLLMDSVPRIGTGLEGVPDNNELPGNRHLPEGCYFRERCPYATAQCSEPQPLRNLSDGHAVRCHLPEPEQSLPLTA, from the coding sequence ATGTCTGATACCTTATTAGCACTGAAAAACGTACACGTTAATTTTCCGGCCAAAACTAACTGGCGCGGCAAGGCGACCGGGTTTGTGCATGCACTGAACGGCCTGGATATGCAGATCAGGCGGGGTGAAACGCTGGGGATAGTCGGTGAATCCGGATGCGGAAAAAGTACCCTGGCGAAATTGCTGATGGGCATGCTGAAACCCACCTCGGGTGCGGTTGAGCTGACCCGCACTCCAAACTCCTGGCTGGGTCGGGGAATGCAGATGGTATTTCAGGACCCGTTGTCTTCGTTAGACCCCCGACTGCCAACCTGGCGAAGTATCACCGAACCGGTATGGATACAGTCTCATAGTTCTGAAAAAGAGCGCCGCGCCCTGGCAGCCGAACTGGCCGAAAAAGTAGGTATTCGCCCTGAGTATCTGGATCGGCCGCCACATGCTTTTTCCGGCGGGCAGCGACAACGCATTGCTATCGCTCGCGCCCTGTCCGGGCAACCAGATATTATGGTACTGGATGAACCTACTTCGGCGCTGGATATTTCGGTACAGGCACAGATTCTGAATTTGTTGGTCCAACTACAGCAACAGCGCAACCTGACCTATGTTCTGATCTCTCATAATGTGTCGGTGGTCCGTCATATGAGTGACCGGGTGGCGGTGATGTATCTTGGCCAGATCGTCGAAATTGGTGAAACAGCGCAGGTGCTGGACTCCCCGCAACATCCCTACACCCAACTGCTGATGGATTCGGTACCACGTATCGGGACAGGTCTGGAAGGCGTACCGGATAACAATGAGCTGCCAGGCAACCGCCATTTACCAGAAGGTTGCTACTTCAGAGAACGCTGCCCGTATGCCACCGCTCAGTGCAGTGAACCTCAGCCGTTGCGTAACCTGTCTGACGGACATGCGGTTCGTTGCCATTTGCCGGAACCGGAACAGAGTCTGCCGTTAACGGCCTGA
- a CDS encoding FAD:protein FMN transferase, whose translation MTDRQGRCSYRAVMMGTDIEIQLTEHNPQLARQLFAKIKQLEDLLTVNRPDSQLMAVNRAAGKHPVVVDRQVFSLTETALQVSLQGGCFNLAIGPLVKRWKIGFGGDSLPPATEIKALLALTDPRAVIADRDSCSLFLTLPGMEIDVGAIAKGYIADVLCECLRVRGVRNAMINLGGNIRVMGSPDGSLSGCWNVGVRQPFSADGALCGVITLANRSVVTSGVGERFFVYQGRHYHHILDPRTGYPLDNDLLSVTVISECSTDGEIYSSQLYGMGLQAACDWLVEHPAIEALFITRDGQIVCPSQRQFSFRPLTA comes from the coding sequence ATGACCGACCGGCAAGGCCGTTGCAGCTATCGTGCGGTGATGATGGGCACGGATATCGAAATACAGCTCACAGAACACAACCCGCAACTGGCGCGCCAGCTGTTTGCCAAAATTAAGCAACTGGAAGATTTGCTGACGGTTAACCGGCCGGATTCACAACTGATGGCGGTTAACCGTGCCGCTGGTAAACATCCGGTAGTGGTTGACCGGCAGGTATTTTCGCTGACAGAAACCGCCCTGCAGGTCAGCCTGCAGGGCGGCTGCTTTAACCTGGCCATTGGTCCGCTGGTCAAACGCTGGAAAATTGGATTCGGTGGTGATTCGTTACCGCCAGCCACTGAGATTAAAGCGTTACTGGCACTGACTGATCCGCGGGCGGTGATTGCCGACCGGGACAGTTGTTCGCTGTTCCTTACCCTGCCGGGTATGGAGATTGATGTCGGAGCAATTGCTAAAGGTTATATTGCCGACGTGTTGTGTGAATGCCTGCGTGTACGCGGAGTGAGAAACGCAATGATCAACCTGGGGGGGAATATCCGGGTGATGGGATCTCCTGACGGCAGCCTCTCTGGTTGCTGGAATGTCGGGGTACGACAACCTTTTTCTGCCGACGGTGCCTTGTGCGGTGTGATTACTCTTGCGAATCGTTCGGTGGTCACTTCGGGGGTAGGAGAACGCTTTTTTGTTTACCAGGGCCGCCACTATCACCATATTCTCGATCCGCGTACCGGCTATCCACTGGATAACGATCTGCTTAGCGTGACCGTGATCAGCGAGTGTTCGACAGACGGTGAGATTTACAGCTCTCAGTTATATGGCATGGGACTACAGGCTGCCTGCGACTGGCTGGTTGAGCACCCGGCAATTGAAGCCCTGTTTATTACCCGCGACGGACAGATAGTCTGCCCGTCGCAGCGGCAATTTAGTTTCCGGCCTCTGACAGCCTGA
- a CDS encoding flavocytochrome c produces the protein MPHPDLQPSEPLILSCGATLKNRFVMAPMTTCAGFHDGSVTSELVEYYRQRAGDAAAVIVECCYVEDNGPAFPGALGIDSDNKIAGLQKIATAIKERGSKAVLQIYHGGRMSEPLLIGGRQPVAPSAVAMPRDGMPVPRALSGEEVSEMVDKFGLAVRRAISAGFDGVELHGANTYLIQQFFSPHANRREDEWGGSLEKRTRFPLAVLDIARKMARQYAGDGFIIGYRFSPEETEQPGIRFADTLYLLDKLAARGLDYLHFSMNNTLRSSLNDIDDPRPLIDKYMAEGTDTLKSVPVIGVGGIISGEMARQALEHGYSLVAVGRAAIASPDWCRKLLAGQRLAFAIDSSKREALFIPEPLWYFPQVAAMVRDMSLAGGKFAAGEFSEILQDQQGDCRLTVTLSDERITDLSMELPETADVEFTTHFMELRSRIIDANSPYVDAVTGATTQSEAVKKAVARVMMASARQRQKQEGGDGSSGYDVVVVGSGGAGLTAAIQASEQGARVLIVEKMPVPGGNTLKASVGMNAAETRFQEVKGIRDSKELFYEETLKGGQGKNNTVLLRAFVEQAPLAIDWLADHGIVLSDITITGGMSIDRTHRPADASAVGGYLVSGLLKNVQQQSSIEIMTESSVTAIHCQSGKVSAVTVETAQNETLQIRTRSVIVATGGFSANPQMVVHYRPELAGFVTTNHAGATGSGIALLQALGAGTVDMGEIQIHPTVEQTTSYLISEAIRGGGAILVSQQGKRFINEMDTRDKVSAKIIGLAEHSAWIIFDQQVREQNKATETYISRGFVISADSPAELADVLAMDAAALQETLEDYNRVVLKQQPDVFGRTTALRQPLDHGPFYAIRIAPGVHHTMGGVTINTRAEVLDQQQQPLAGVFAAGEVVGGIHGGNRIGGNAVADIVIFGRVAGDSAADYVRRRAREEK, from the coding sequence ATGCCTCATCCTGACCTGCAGCCTTCAGAACCGTTAATCCTGTCCTGTGGTGCTACCCTGAAAAATCGTTTTGTCATGGCACCGATGACAACCTGTGCCGGCTTTCATGATGGCAGTGTGACCTCTGAGCTGGTGGAATACTATCGTCAGCGGGCTGGTGATGCCGCAGCAGTGATTGTGGAATGCTGCTATGTCGAGGATAACGGCCCGGCTTTTCCCGGGGCACTGGGTATCGACAGCGATAATAAAATTGCCGGTTTACAGAAAATCGCGACCGCAATTAAAGAACGTGGCTCTAAAGCAGTATTGCAGATTTATCACGGCGGGCGGATGAGCGAACCGTTGCTGATTGGCGGTCGTCAGCCGGTGGCCCCGTCAGCAGTGGCTATGCCAAGAGACGGGATGCCGGTACCACGGGCACTGAGCGGTGAAGAAGTCAGTGAAATGGTAGACAAATTTGGTCTGGCGGTACGCCGAGCCATTAGCGCCGGATTTGACGGGGTTGAACTGCACGGCGCCAATACTTACCTGATTCAGCAGTTCTTCTCTCCCCATGCGAACCGCCGGGAAGACGAGTGGGGCGGCAGTCTGGAAAAACGTACCCGCTTCCCGCTGGCAGTGTTAGATATTGCCCGGAAAATGGCCCGGCAATATGCCGGTGACGGTTTTATTATCGGCTATCGTTTTTCGCCGGAAGAGACCGAACAACCGGGGATTCGTTTTGCCGATACCCTGTATCTGCTGGACAAGCTGGCAGCCCGGGGGCTGGATTATCTGCATTTCTCCATGAACAACACGCTGCGCAGCTCTCTGAACGATATCGATGATCCCCGGCCGCTGATTGATAAATATATGGCAGAGGGTACCGACACCCTGAAGTCTGTACCGGTGATTGGTGTCGGCGGAATTATTAGTGGAGAGATGGCCAGACAGGCGCTGGAACATGGCTATTCGCTGGTGGCTGTCGGCAGAGCAGCGATTGCCAGCCCTGACTGGTGCCGGAAACTGCTGGCCGGGCAACGGCTGGCATTTGCCATCGACAGCAGTAAGCGCGAGGCATTGTTTATTCCGGAACCGTTGTGGTACTTCCCGCAGGTGGCCGCCATGGTGCGGGATATGAGCCTCGCAGGAGGGAAATTCGCCGCCGGAGAGTTCAGTGAGATATTGCAGGACCAACAGGGTGATTGCCGGCTGACGGTGACCCTGTCTGATGAACGAATCACCGATCTGTCGATGGAACTGCCAGAAACGGCGGATGTTGAGTTTACTACTCATTTTATGGAACTGCGCTCAAGGATCATCGATGCCAACAGCCCGTATGTTGATGCAGTCACCGGTGCGACGACCCAGAGTGAGGCGGTGAAGAAAGCCGTGGCCAGAGTCATGATGGCTTCGGCGCGCCAGCGTCAGAAACAGGAGGGGGGAGATGGCTCTTCCGGCTACGATGTCGTGGTCGTCGGCAGCGGTGGTGCCGGGCTGACTGCGGCTATTCAGGCCAGCGAACAGGGTGCCCGGGTACTGATTGTCGAAAAAATGCCGGTGCCGGGGGGAAATACCCTGAAAGCGTCAGTCGGCATGAATGCGGCGGAAACCCGTTTCCAGGAAGTGAAAGGAATTCGTGACAGCAAAGAGCTGTTTTATGAAGAAACGCTGAAAGGCGGCCAGGGCAAGAATAACACCGTATTGCTGCGTGCTTTTGTCGAGCAGGCTCCGCTGGCTATCGACTGGCTGGCTGACCACGGGATTGTATTAAGCGATATCACCATTACCGGGGGGATGAGCATCGACAGGACTCATCGTCCGGCAGACGCTTCGGCGGTCGGGGGTTATCTGGTCAGCGGATTATTAAAAAACGTTCAGCAGCAGTCTTCGATTGAGATTATGACTGAGAGCAGTGTGACGGCAATTCACTGTCAGTCCGGCAAAGTCTCTGCCGTAACAGTAGAAACGGCGCAAAACGAAACCCTGCAAATTCGTACCCGCAGCGTGATTGTGGCAACCGGCGGATTCAGTGCTAACCCGCAGATGGTGGTGCATTATCGTCCGGAACTGGCAGGGTTTGTCACCACCAATCATGCCGGAGCCACCGGGAGTGGCATTGCACTGTTGCAGGCACTTGGCGCTGGTACGGTGGATATGGGGGAAATTCAGATTCACCCGACCGTTGAACAGACCACCTCTTACCTGATTTCTGAGGCGATTCGCGGCGGTGGGGCCATTCTGGTCAGCCAGCAGGGGAAACGCTTTATTAATGAAATGGATACCCGTGATAAAGTCTCGGCAAAAATTATCGGTTTAGCAGAGCATTCGGCATGGATTATTTTCGACCAGCAGGTGCGTGAGCAGAATAAAGCCACCGAAACCTATATTTCGCGCGGTTTTGTGATCAGCGCAGACAGCCCAGCAGAGCTGGCAGACGTACTGGCAATGGATGCTGCCGCATTGCAGGAGACCCTGGAAGATTACAATCGTGTGGTATTGAAACAACAGCCGGATGTTTTTGGCCGGACCACCGCACTGCGACAACCACTGGATCACGGGCCATTTTATGCCATTCGTATTGCTCCGGGGGTTCACCACACCATGGGTGGAGTAACGATAAATACCCGTGCCGAAGTTCTTGATCAGCAACAACAACCGCTGGCCGGGGTATTTGCTGCTGGTGAAGTGGTCGGGGGCATTCATGGTGGTAACCGGATTGGCGGTAACGCCGTGGCCGATATTGTGATTTTTGGCCGCGTTGCCGGAGACAGTGCTGCGGATTACGTCCGTCGCCGGGCCCGGGAGGAAAAATGA
- a CDS encoding ABC transporter substrate-binding protein: MKIKFTATGGVLPLFIAAIITSAAAPVLAAVPKNMLVIGKAADPQTLDPAVTIDNNDWTVTYPAYQRLVKYKTENGKGSTDVEGDLAQSWTSSADGKVWTFTLRKGEEFDDGTPVTAEAVKLSFDRLMRLKQGPSEAFPDGLKVDVIDPQTVQFTLPSPFAPFLFTLANDGASVINPAILKANAADDARGYLAEHTAGSGAYMLQRWQKGQQLVLVPNPHFAGPKPAFKRVAVKIISESAARRLQLEKGDIDVADSLPVDQFAALKKQNEVAVYDYPALRVTYLYLNNSKAPLNQPDLRRAISWATDYQGMVSGILGGNGKQMRGPIPEGMWGYDASAMQYSLDLTKAKAELAKVSDKPASLSFLYSDNDPNWEPIALSMQANLKKLGIDVKLEKLANATMRDRIGKGDYDIAIGNWSPDFADPYMFMNYWFESDKKGLPGNRSFYSNPQVDALLKQAVATSDQAKRTEFYQQAEKTVISDAAYVYLFQKNYQVGMSKSVKGYVFNPMLEQIFNIAEMSK, translated from the coding sequence ATGAAAATAAAGTTCACAGCCACCGGAGGCGTATTGCCTCTGTTTATTGCCGCTATCATCACCTCAGCTGCCGCGCCCGTTCTGGCGGCAGTGCCGAAAAATATGCTGGTGATTGGTAAAGCCGCCGATCCTCAGACACTGGACCCGGCAGTGACTATCGATAACAACGACTGGACCGTCACCTACCCCGCCTATCAGCGGCTGGTGAAATATAAAACCGAAAATGGCAAAGGGTCTACCGATGTCGAAGGCGACCTGGCACAGAGCTGGACAAGTTCAGCAGACGGTAAAGTCTGGACGTTCACTCTGCGCAAAGGTGAAGAGTTTGATGACGGAACCCCGGTAACCGCCGAGGCGGTTAAACTGTCCTTTGATCGACTGATGCGGCTTAAACAAGGCCCTTCAGAAGCATTTCCTGACGGACTGAAAGTGGACGTTATCGATCCTCAGACGGTACAGTTTACTCTGCCTTCACCCTTTGCACCGTTCCTGTTCACTCTGGCCAACGACGGAGCCTCAGTCATCAACCCGGCAATTCTGAAAGCCAATGCCGCCGATGACGCCCGTGGCTACCTGGCAGAACATACTGCCGGTTCCGGAGCCTATATGCTGCAGCGCTGGCAAAAAGGTCAGCAGCTGGTATTAGTTCCTAACCCACATTTTGCCGGCCCGAAACCTGCCTTTAAACGGGTTGCAGTGAAAATCATCAGTGAAAGTGCCGCCCGTCGTCTGCAACTGGAGAAAGGGGATATTGATGTTGCCGACTCATTGCCGGTTGACCAGTTTGCTGCACTGAAAAAGCAAAATGAGGTTGCGGTGTATGACTATCCTGCTTTGCGGGTGACCTACCTCTATCTTAACAACAGTAAAGCCCCGTTAAACCAGCCGGATTTACGCCGGGCCATCTCCTGGGCCACCGACTATCAGGGTATGGTTTCCGGTATTCTCGGCGGCAATGGCAAACAAATGCGCGGTCCTATTCCGGAAGGTATGTGGGGTTATGACGCCAGTGCAATGCAGTACTCTCTGGACCTGACTAAGGCCAAAGCAGAACTGGCAAAAGTTTCCGATAAACCGGCCAGCCTGTCATTCCTCTATTCTGACAATGATCCGAACTGGGAGCCTATCGCTTTATCAATGCAGGCAAACCTGAAAAAACTGGGCATCGACGTGAAACTGGAAAAACTGGCCAATGCCACCATGCGCGATCGTATTGGTAAAGGTGACTACGATATCGCCATTGGTAACTGGAGTCCGGACTTTGCTGACCCCTATATGTTTATGAACTACTGGTTCGAGTCAGATAAAAAGGGTCTGCCTGGTAACCGTTCGTTCTATTCCAACCCGCAGGTGGATGCGCTGCTGAAACAGGCGGTGGCAACTTCTGACCAGGCGAAACGTACTGAATTTTACCAACAGGCTGAAAAAACAGTTATTTCTGATGCGGCCTACGTTTACCTGTTCCAGAAAAACTACCAGGTCGGCATGAGCAAATCGGTTAAAGGCTACGTATTCAACCCGATGCTGGAACAAATATTCAATATTGCAGAGATGAGCAAATAA
- a CDS encoding ABC transporter ATP-binding protein, translating to MNHRVLTIENLRLSFPVYQGEVSVLNNVSLHINAGEIVGVVGESGSGKSVTAMLSMQLIPQNSYRIHSGSLELLGTDVLRASETGMRKLRGNKVAMIFQEPMTALNPTRRIGRQMEDVIRQHRPLNRKQARERALELLSDMQIADPATVMQRYPFELSGGMRQRVMIALAFSCDPELLIADEPTTALDVTVQRQVLRLLKQKAAATGTAVLFISHDMAVVSQICDRLYVMYAGSVIESGPTAPLLSTPSHPYSAGLLSCSPEGSIPRAELTSIPGTVPNLAKLPSGCAFRERCFAAGEACGKVPELQPHTAPARQVACWYPQTESNHV from the coding sequence ATGAACCACAGAGTATTGACCATCGAAAATCTGCGGCTGAGTTTTCCTGTTTATCAGGGCGAAGTCAGCGTACTCAACAATGTATCACTGCATATTAATGCCGGAGAAATTGTCGGTGTGGTCGGTGAATCTGGTTCAGGGAAATCAGTCACTGCAATGCTGTCAATGCAGCTGATACCGCAAAACAGCTACCGGATTCACAGTGGCAGCCTGGAGCTGTTGGGGACTGACGTATTGCGTGCCAGTGAAACCGGAATGCGTAAACTGCGTGGCAATAAAGTCGCCATGATATTTCAGGAGCCGATGACAGCCCTGAATCCGACCCGACGCATCGGCCGGCAGATGGAAGACGTTATCCGTCAACACCGGCCCCTGAACCGGAAGCAGGCACGGGAGCGGGCACTGGAACTGCTCAGTGATATGCAGATAGCCGACCCGGCAACCGTGATGCAACGTTATCCGTTTGAATTATCTGGTGGGATGCGGCAGCGGGTAATGATCGCGCTGGCCTTCTCCTGTGATCCGGAACTGCTGATTGCCGACGAGCCTACCACCGCGCTGGATGTGACAGTACAGCGCCAGGTACTGCGGTTACTGAAACAAAAAGCCGCAGCCACCGGTACCGCCGTGTTGTTTATCAGCCACGATATGGCAGTTGTTTCTCAGATCTGTGACCGGTTGTATGTCATGTATGCCGGTTCAGTGATCGAAAGTGGCCCCACTGCCCCGTTGCTGAGTACACCTTCTCATCCGTACTCTGCCGGGCTACTCAGCTGTTCGCCGGAAGGCAGCATTCCTCGCGCGGAACTGACCTCGATTCCCGGAACGGTCCCCAATCTGGCAAAGCTGCCGTCTGGCTGCGCTTTCCGCGAACGCTGTTTTGCCGCCGGAGAAGCCTGCGGTAAGGTTCCGGAGCTACAGCCGCATACAGCTCCTGCCAGGCAGGTGGCCTGTTGGTACCCTCAGACGGAGAGCAACCATGTCTGA
- a CDS encoding ABC transporter permease, with amino-acid sequence MSFWSLIRQRSWGLLLVVTGVCMITFIISHLIPGDPARLLAGDRASDEIVQHIREQLGLNLPLWEQFLRYMEQLLHGDLGTSIRTGRPVLEDLKTYFPATLELACCALLIALLAGIPLGVLSAVYKNRWLDHLVRLLALTGISTPAFWLGLGVIVLFYGKLNLLPGGGRLDDWLDPPQRVTGFYLIDSLLSGDMDVFVNALQHLILPATTLAFVHLGIVARQIRSAMLEQLSEDYIRTARASGLSRFTVVVRYALPNALIPSVTVLGLALGDLLYGAVLTETVFAWPGMGAYVVSSIQALDFPAVMGFAIVVSFAYVLVNLLVDLLYLWIDPRMGRGADK; translated from the coding sequence ATGAGTTTCTGGAGTTTAATCAGACAACGGAGCTGGGGGTTATTGCTGGTTGTCACCGGGGTCTGCATGATTACTTTTATTATCTCGCATCTTATTCCCGGCGACCCGGCTCGTCTGCTGGCAGGTGACCGGGCCAGCGATGAAATCGTTCAGCATATCCGCGAACAGCTGGGGCTGAACCTGCCGCTCTGGGAGCAGTTTCTCAGATATATGGAGCAGCTGTTGCATGGTGATCTCGGTACCTCAATCCGTACCGGACGACCGGTACTGGAAGATCTAAAAACTTATTTTCCGGCCACGCTGGAACTGGCCTGTTGTGCATTGCTTATTGCCCTGCTGGCAGGTATCCCGCTCGGGGTGTTGTCTGCCGTGTATAAAAACCGCTGGCTTGACCATCTGGTGCGGTTACTTGCCCTGACCGGTATCTCTACCCCCGCTTTCTGGCTGGGGCTGGGAGTTATTGTGCTGTTCTACGGCAAGCTGAATCTGCTGCCCGGTGGCGGCCGGCTGGATGACTGGTTAGATCCGCCACAGCGGGTAACCGGTTTTTACCTGATCGATTCCCTGCTCAGCGGCGATATGGATGTGTTCGTCAATGCGCTGCAACATTTGATTCTACCGGCCACTACTCTGGCTTTTGTGCACCTCGGTATTGTGGCACGACAGATTCGTTCCGCCATGCTGGAACAACTGAGTGAAGATTATATCCGCACTGCCCGGGCCAGCGGCCTGAGCCGGTTTACTGTCGTGGTGCGTTATGCATTGCCTAATGCCCTGATCCCTTCGGTGACAGTGCTGGGGCTGGCTCTGGGAGATTTGCTGTACGGAGCTGTGCTGACCGAAACCGTGTTTGCCTGGCCCGGGATGGGAGCTTATGTCGTCAGTTCTATTCAGGCACTGGATTTTCCGGCGGTGATGGGCTTTGCGATTGTAGTCTCGTTTGCTTATGTGCTGGTCAATCTGCTGGTCGACCTGCTGTATTTATGGATTGACCCGCGCATGGGTCGGGGAGCAGATAAATGA